A genomic window from Peromyscus maniculatus bairdii isolate BWxNUB_F1_BW_parent chromosome 1, HU_Pman_BW_mat_3.1, whole genome shotgun sequence includes:
- the Aplp1 gene encoding amyloid beta precursor like protein 1, whose translation MGPASPAARGQGRRRGPPPLPLLLPLSLLLLRAQPAVGSLAGGSPSAAEAPGSAQVAGLCGRLTLHRDLRTGRWEPDPQRSRRCLLDPQRVLEYCRQMYPELHIARVEQAAQAIPMERWCGGTRSGRCAHPHREVVPFHCLPGEFVSEALLVPEGCRFLHQERMDQCESSSRRHQEAQEACSSQGLILHGSGMLLPCGSDRFRGVEYVCCPAPATTNPSGMAVGDPSTRSWPLGGRAEGGEDEEEVESFPQPVDDYFVEPPQAEEEEEEEKEKERVPPPSSHTPAMVSKVTPTPRPTDGVDVYFGMPGEISEHEGFLRAKMDLEERRMRQINEVMREWAMADNQSKNLPKADRQALNEHFQSILQTLEEQVSGERQRLVETHATRVVALINDQRRAALEGFLAALQGDPPQAERVLAALRRYLRAEQKEQRHTLRHYQHVAAVDPEKAQQMRFQVQTHLQVIEERMNQSLGLLDQNPQLAQELRPQIQELLHSEHLGPSELEASVPGSSSEDKSGLPEAKDDTPVTLPKDPESSSSGKEKPSPLEQYEQKVNASVPRGFPFHASDIQRDELAPAGTGVSREAVSGLLIMGAGGGSLIVLSLLLLRKKKPYGTISHGVVEVDPMLTLEEQQLRELQRHGYENPTYRFLEERP comes from the exons ATGGGGCCCGCCAGCCCCGCCGCTCGCGGCCAGGGCCGCCGCCGGggcccgccgccgctgccgctgttGCTGCCGCTGTCGCTGCTGCTTCTGCGCGCGCAGCCCGCCGTCGGGAGCCTGGCCGGTGGGAGCCCCAGCGCGGCCGAG GCTCCAGGGTCAGCTCAGGTGGCTGGACTATGTGGGCGTCTAACCCTTCACCGGGACCTGCGCACCGGCCGCTGGGAACCAGACCCACAGCGATCACGACGCTGTCTCCTGGACCCGCAGCGAGTGCTGGAGTACTGCAGACAG ATGTACCCAGAGCTACACATAGCTCGCGTGGAACAGGCTGCACAGGCCATCCCAATGGAGCGCTGGTGTGGTGGGACCCGAAGCGGCAGATGTGCCCACCCCCACCGTGAGGTCGTACCCTTCCACTGCCTGC CTGGTGAATTCGTGAGTGAGGCCCTGCTAGTGCCTGAAGGCTGTCGGTTCTTGCACCAGGAGCGCATGGACCAGTGTGAGAGCTCCAGCAGGAGGCATCAGGAGGCGCAGGAG GCCTGCAGCTCCCAGGGCCTCATCCTGCATGGCTCTGGCATGCTTTTGCCCTGCGGCTCTGATCGGTTCCGAGGTGTGGAGTATGTATGCTGCCCCGCTCCGGCGACTACCAACCCTTCCGGGATGGCAGTTGG TGACCCCTCTACCCGGTCCTGGCCCCTGGGGGGCAGAGCAGAGGGaggtgaggatgaggaagaggtgGAATCCTTCCCTCAGCCAGTGGATGATTACTTCGTGGAGCCCCCTCaggctgaagaagaggaggaggaggagaaggagaaggaaagagtccCACCTCCCAGCTCCCACACTCCTGCCATGGTCAGCAAAG TCACTCCCACACCAAGGCCCACTGATGGTGTGGATGTTTACTTTGGCATGCCTGGGGAAATCAGCGAGCATGAGGGCTTCCTGAGGGCCAAGATGGACCTGGAGGAGCGTAGGATGCGCCAGATTAATGAG GTGATGCGTGAGTGGGCCATGGCCGACAACCAGTCGAAGAACTTGCCCAAAGCCGACAGGCAGGCCCTGAATGAG CACTTCCAGTCCATTCTGCAGACCCTGGAGGAGCAAGTGTCCGGTGAGCGGCAGCGCCTGGTGGAGACCCACGCCACCAGAGTCGTCGCGCTGATCAACGACCAGCGGCGAGCTGCTCTGGAAGGTTTCCTGGCCGCGCTGCAGGGCGACCCACCTCAG GCTGAGCGAGTCCTGGCGGCCCTGAGGCGCTACCTGCGCGCAGAGCAGAAGGAACAGAGGCACACTCTGAGGCACTACCAGCACGTGGCCGCTGTGGATCCCGAGAAGGCCCAGCAGATGCGCTTTCAG GTACAGACGCACCTCCAGGTGATTGAAGAGCGGATGAATCAGAGCctggggctgctggaccagaacCCTCAGCTGGCGCAGGAGCTGCGGCCCCAGATCC AGGAGCTTCTCCACTCGGAACACTTGGGTCCCAGTGAGCTGGAGGCCTCTGTGCCCGGAAGCAGCAGTGAGGACAAGAGTGGGCTTCCGGAAGCCAAGGATG ACACCCCAGTGACCCTTCCAAAAG ATCCAGAATCTTCCTCCTCTGGGAAAGAGAAGCCGTCCCCACTGGAGCAGTATGAGCAAAAG GTGAATGCATCTGTCCCAAGGGGCTTCCCCTTCCACGCATCAGATATCCAGCGGGATGAACTG GCCCCCGCCGGGACGGGAGTATCCCGAGAGGCTGTGTCAGGTCTGCTGATCATGGGAGCTGGAGGGGGTTCGCTCATAGTTCTGTCCTTGCTGCTTCTGCGGAAGAAGAAACCCTACGGGACTATCAGCCATGGAGTGGTGGAG GTGGACCCCATGCTGACCCTGGAGGAGCAGCAACTCCGGGAACTTCAGCGGCATGGCTATGAGAACCCCACCTACCGCTTCCTGGAGGAACGACCCTGA
- the Nfkbid gene encoding NF-kappa-B inhibitor delta has translation MEDSLDTRLYTEPSLSQVGSWRVSSLPPGSPQLPPSTGPSLETARAHILALGPQQLLAQDEEGDTLLHLFAARGLRWAAYAAAEVLQMYRQLDIREHKGKTPLLVAAAANQPLIVEDLLSLGAEANATDHQGRSVLHVAATYGLPGVLSAVFKSGIHVDLEARDFEGLTPLHTAILALNAATPPPSACPRMLSSQARDRLTCVQMLLQMGASHTSQEIKSNKTILHLAVQAANPTLVQLLLGLPRGDLRAFVNMKAHGNTALHMAAALPPGPPQEAIVRHLLAAGADPTLRNLENEQPVHLLRPGPGPEGLRQLLKRSRTAPPGLSS, from the exons gacTCTCTGGATACCCGGCTGTACACAGAACCCTCCCTGTCACAGGTAGGATCCTGGAGagtctccagcctccccccaggATCGCCACAGTTGCCTCCATCCACTGGGCCCTCCCTGGAGACAGCCCGAGCTCACATACTGGCTTTGGGGCCGCAACAGCTGCTGGCCCAGGATGAGGAGGGAGACAC GCTCTTGCACCTGTTTGCGGCTCGGGGATTGCGCTGGGCAGCATATGCTGCAGCAGAGGTATTACAGATGTACCGACAGCTGGACATTCGTGAGCATAAAGGCAAG ACTCCTCTCCTGGTGGCGGCTGCTGCCAACCAGCCACTGATTGTGGAAGACCTACTGAGCCTGGGAGCAGAGGCCAATGCTACTGACCATCAAGGCCGTTCTGTTTTACATGTGGCTGCCACATACGGGCTCCCAGGAGTCCTTTCG GCTGTGTTTAAATCAGGCATTCACGTGGACCTGGAAGCCAGAGACTTCGAAG GCCTTACCCCCCTCCACACAGCCATCCTGGCCCTCAATGCTGCTACGCCCCCACCTAGCGCCTGTCCGAGGATGCTGAGTTCTCAGGCCCGAGACAGACTGACTTGTGTGCAGATGTTGCTGCAAATGGGAGCCAGTCACACCAGCCAG GAGATCAAGAGCAACAAGACCATTCTGCACTtggctgtccaggctgccaacCCTACCCTGGTTCAGCTGCTCCTGGGGCTGCCGAGGGGGGACCTGCGGGCCTTTGTCAATATGAAG GCCCATGGGAACACAGCCCTCCACATGGCCGCTGCCCTGCCCCCTGGGCCGCCCCAGGAGGCCATTGTGAGGCATCTGCTGGCAGCTGGAGCGGACCCAACGCTGCGCAACCTGGAGAATGAGCAGCCTGTTCATTTGCTGCGACCTGGGCCGGGCCCTGAGGGG CTCCGGCAGCTGTTGAAGAGGAGCCGAACGGCGCCCCCAGGCTTGTCCTCTTAG